One Faecalicatena sp. Marseille-Q4148 DNA window includes the following coding sequences:
- a CDS encoding glycogen debranching protein: MKRKNGRPLPLGTTVHGTCVNFSVAVEEEKTCRLLLYRAGTEEPEQIFEMTKEDAIGEVRFLAVEGIDARKYEYNYEVDGKLVMDPYVKEIAGKKCWGQVGDSKEMKLRGKLVSSAYDWEEDKLLQIPEEEVIAYNLHVRGFTKDRSSRIRKKGTFAGVIEKIPYLLEVGVNQIHCMPVYEFEECGEKYINYWGYGPSYCFAPKSAYASNGHSVKELKDMVKACHKAGIEVILNLPFDESIHPQMIVECLYAYLMEYHVDGFVLNPALAPMNSILKDPLLKGLKIICYDNGFQNSIRRFLKGDEGMVPEVMWQMRRLPKADHTINYITNHTGFTLTDLVSYDTKHNEENGENNTDGPDCNFSWNCGTEGPTRKKQILKLRDGQIRNAFLMLLLSQGTPCILAGDEFGNSQNGNNNVYCQDNETGWLNWHRGMREMELTEFVKELIRFRKEHPVLHQNHLLLGMDQKSCGVPDISYHGENAWQAPDQYDSRQLGVFLSGEALETEDCFIALNMHWVEHTFAIPTLSKSKEWHLSVSTQDGVLENPTPLGKKKSIIVPGRTIVVLTGKNKDEEKDDRN, encoded by the coding sequence ATGAAAAGAAAAAATGGAAGACCACTTCCTCTGGGAACAACAGTGCACGGAACATGCGTGAATTTTTCCGTGGCAGTGGAAGAAGAAAAGACATGCAGATTATTATTATACAGAGCCGGTACAGAGGAACCGGAGCAGATATTTGAGATGACGAAAGAAGACGCGATTGGTGAAGTGCGTTTTCTGGCAGTAGAAGGAATTGACGCGCGAAAATACGAATATAACTATGAAGTTGACGGTAAGCTCGTTATGGATCCTTATGTAAAGGAAATAGCCGGGAAAAAATGCTGGGGGCAAGTCGGTGACTCGAAAGAAATGAAGCTTCGCGGTAAGCTTGTTAGCAGCGCATATGATTGGGAGGAAGATAAGCTGCTGCAGATTCCGGAAGAGGAGGTCATTGCATATAATCTCCATGTGAGAGGGTTTACAAAAGACAGATCTTCCAGAATAAGAAAGAAAGGAACATTTGCCGGGGTGATTGAAAAAATCCCCTACTTATTGGAGGTGGGAGTCAATCAGATTCATTGTATGCCGGTCTATGAGTTTGAAGAATGCGGTGAGAAATATATAAATTATTGGGGATATGGTCCGTCATACTGTTTTGCGCCGAAATCAGCGTATGCTTCCAATGGACATAGTGTGAAGGAATTGAAAGATATGGTAAAAGCCTGTCATAAGGCGGGAATTGAAGTCATACTGAATCTGCCTTTTGATGAATCTATCCATCCACAGATGATTGTGGAGTGTCTGTATGCATATTTGATGGAATATCATGTAGACGGCTTTGTATTGAATCCGGCATTAGCGCCGATGAACAGCATTTTGAAAGATCCATTGCTAAAAGGATTGAAAATTATCTGTTATGACAATGGATTTCAGAACAGCATCCGGCGTTTTCTGAAAGGAGACGAGGGAATGGTACCGGAAGTTATGTGGCAGATGCGCAGACTTCCAAAGGCTGATCATACAATCAATTACATAACCAACCATACTGGGTTCACACTGACAGATCTGGTTTCTTATGATACAAAGCATAATGAAGAAAATGGAGAGAATAATACAGATGGTCCGGATTGTAATTTCAGTTGGAACTGCGGGACGGAGGGGCCAACCAGGAAGAAGCAGATTCTGAAGCTGAGAGATGGACAGATAAGAAATGCCTTTCTAATGCTGCTGTTATCTCAGGGAACGCCTTGTATTTTAGCAGGAGATGAATTTGGAAACAGCCAAAATGGAAATAACAATGTGTACTGTCAGGATAATGAAACAGGATGGCTTAACTGGCATCGGGGAATGCGGGAGATGGAATTGACAGAGTTTGTTAAGGAACTGATCCGATTTCGGAAGGAGCATCCGGTTCTGCATCAGAATCACCTGCTGCTTGGGATGGACCAGAAGAGCTGCGGTGTTCCTGATATTTCCTATCATGGAGAAAATGCATGGCAGGCGCCGGATCAGTATGACAGCCGTCAGCTTGGAGTTTTTTTGAGTGGTGAAGCGCTGGAGACAGAAGACTGTTTTATTGCTTTAAACATGCATTGGGTAGAGCATACATTTGCGATACCAACGCTTTCAAAGAGCAAAGAATGGCACTTATCAGTATCCACACAAGATGGTGTCTTAGAGAATCCAACGCCGCTTGGGAAGAAGAAGAGCATTATAGTGCCGGGAAGAACGATTGTTGTATTGACAGGGAAAAACAAAGATGAGGAAAAAGATGACAGGAATTAG
- a CDS encoding S-ribosylhomocysteine lyase, with protein sequence MEKITSFTIDHLRLIPGLYVSRVDFVEGHPITTFDIRITNPNEEPVMNTAEIHTIEHLAATFLRNHPTAGPKTIYFGPMGCRTGFYLLLSGSLTSREIIPLMTELFTFIAEFEGNIPGASAKDCGNYLDMNLPMAKYIARKYLAEVLTDIDDSRLIYPAND encoded by the coding sequence ATGGAAAAAATCACAAGCTTTACAATAGACCATCTTCGTCTGATTCCAGGACTTTATGTGTCCCGCGTAGACTTTGTTGAAGGACATCCGATTACAACATTTGATATCCGCATTACCAACCCAAACGAAGAGCCTGTTATGAATACGGCTGAAATTCATACAATCGAACATCTTGCAGCCACATTTTTACGCAATCACCCGACTGCCGGACCAAAGACAATCTACTTTGGACCAATGGGCTGCCGCACAGGCTTTTATCTGTTACTTAGCGGTTCCCTCACTTCACGAGAGATCATCCCGCTTATGACTGAACTTTTTACATTTATTGCTGAATTTGAAGGCAATATTCCTGGTGCTTCCGCAAAAGACTGCGGCAATTATCTGGATATGAACCTTCCAATGGCAAAATATATCGCCCGCAAATATTTAGCAGAAGTTCTGACAGATATTGATGATTCTCGACTGATCTATCCGGCAAATGACTAA
- a CDS encoding substrate-binding domain-containing protein codes for MKKRIFAAITILLLLFGLAGCKKDVGTPEDNAKPQEPEEEVETYRFGFSAITMENPYYGALESAVREHVENSGSTLITKDPKLDADLQITQIDEMIEEGIQAIFLTPVDWEAIEPALQHLKDADVKIINLDTEVKNLDMIDAYIGSDNTAAGELCGKQLVEEAPDGGRIVLLECPTMNSINDRITGFETAISEKGFEIVGRSDVRGDRQSSLAAARELLLAHEDVTAIMCGNDQIALGALDAVKELKRTEVRIYSVDGSPELKKELEKPDTPVAGTSGQAPIKMAKDAVETAILMMQGEDYEETVYEEVFFINQDNVDIYGTDGWQ; via the coding sequence ATGAAAAAAAGAATTTTTGCAGCAATAACCATATTGTTATTATTGTTCGGCCTCGCCGGATGCAAGAAAGATGTAGGAACACCGGAGGATAATGCAAAACCACAGGAGCCGGAGGAAGAGGTGGAAACATACCGGTTTGGATTCTCAGCGATTACGATGGAGAATCCGTATTATGGAGCGTTGGAATCTGCTGTACGGGAGCATGTGGAGAATAGTGGAAGTACATTGATAACAAAAGATCCAAAGTTGGATGCGGATCTGCAGATTACTCAGATTGATGAGATGATTGAAGAAGGAATTCAGGCAATCTTTTTGACACCGGTAGATTGGGAAGCTATTGAACCGGCGCTTCAGCATTTGAAAGATGCAGATGTGAAAATCATTAACCTGGATACGGAAGTGAAGAATCTTGATATGATAGATGCATATATTGGTTCGGATAATACGGCAGCAGGGGAGCTTTGCGGAAAACAGCTTGTAGAAGAAGCGCCGGACGGAGGACGGATTGTTCTTCTTGAATGTCCAACAATGAATTCCATTAATGACCGTATCACAGGATTTGAGACAGCTATTAGTGAAAAAGGATTTGAAATTGTTGGAAGGAGCGATGTACGGGGAGATCGACAAAGCTCACTTGCGGCAGCCAGAGAATTGCTTTTGGCACATGAAGATGTGACGGCGATTATGTGCGGAAATGATCAGATTGCCCTTGGAGCCCTTGATGCAGTAAAGGAACTGAAGAGAACAGAAGTTCGGATTTACAGTGTAGACGGATCACCGGAATTAAAAAAGGAGTTGGAGAAACCGGATACTCCTGTAGCAGGGACAAGCGGACAGGCGCCGATTAAGATGGCAAAAGATGCGGTTGAGACAGCGATTCTTATGATGCAGGGAGAAGACTATGAAGAGACCGTTTATGAGGAAGTCTTTTTTATCAATCAGGATAATGTTGACATTTATGGAACGGATGGATGGCAATAA
- a CDS encoding catalase, protein MRLANIWGHLCTITHHRHMVMRFCFCVGLYRQGLLHDLSKYSWTEFKVGCKYYQGTRSPNNAEREETGYSKAWLHHKGRNRHHYEYWIDYSMKPGEGMIGLEMPVNYVIEMFLDRIAASKTYERDAYTDRSPLKYYEQGAVGMMIHPKTRKLLKHLLEMLAEKGERKTFSYIRNTILKHNR, encoded by the coding sequence ATGAGACTTGCTAATATATGGGGACATTTGTGTACTATTACACATCACCGCCATATGGTGATGCGCTTTTGTTTTTGTGTCGGATTGTATCGGCAGGGGCTGCTCCATGATCTGTCCAAATACAGTTGGACAGAATTTAAGGTTGGCTGTAAATACTATCAGGGCACACGAAGTCCCAATAATGCAGAGCGGGAAGAGACAGGATATTCAAAAGCATGGCTGCATCATAAGGGAAGAAACAGACATCATTATGAATACTGGATTGATTATAGTATGAAGCCGGGAGAAGGAATGATTGGCCTGGAAATGCCGGTCAACTATGTCATAGAAATGTTTCTTGACCGGATTGCTGCATCAAAAACATATGAGAGAGATGCATATACAGATCGAAGTCCGTTGAAGTATTATGAGCAAGGGGCAGTTGGAATGATGATTCATCCAAAAACAAGAAAGTTATTAAAACATCTACTTGAGATGTTGGCGGAAAAAGGAGAACGAAAGACTTTTTCATATATCCGAAATACGATTTTAAAACACAATCGTTAA
- a CDS encoding ATP-dependent helicase, with translation MELNEAQQQAVTHTQGPCMVLAGPGSGKTFTLVKRIIYMTEQANISPQEILVITFTKAAAREMKERYLKATNKQKTPITFGTFHAVFYGILKWAYHIDAANIMSDEEKKRLVKEELSHCYIEWDDAEGEEEDILAGVLEDIGAIKNNRLRVETFVSKHVRPDIFREIYNSYERKRKEMKKLDFDDMLVSCLELFEKYPDILKQWQKKFRYLMIDEFQDINPVQYKIVQLLAEPEQNLFIVGDDDQSIYEFRGARPGIMLGFQKDYPKAKEIFLNKNYRSTKKIVTAASRVVSHNAARFPKIFEAVGEAGEDVHVQETKDAAEESRYILGEVQRRHQIGIPYKDMAVLFRTSLSVRTFVECCTEYHIPFQMKEYIPNIYEHFIARDLAAYLRLAKGSRERSDFLMILNRPKRYLARNSLEKAIVSFEDMMNYYCDKEWMQKRIRQLEYDIHQMKTMTPEQAIKYIRKKIGYDEFLKEYAEEKHSSLSGLTETLDYIQEQAAGHQTIEEWFTFVQKYTEELKEQREKGPSDEDELVLLTMHGAKGLEYDTVFIIGANEDEIPYKKAKTPAAIEEERRMFYVAMTRAKRKLFVTYRREKNGKRQSPSRFLSELLFDV, from the coding sequence ATGGAATTAAATGAGGCACAGCAGCAGGCGGTTACGCATACGCAAGGCCCATGTATGGTATTGGCAGGACCTGGTTCCGGAAAGACCTTTACCCTTGTGAAAAGGATTATTTATATGACAGAACAGGCAAATATTTCGCCGCAGGAGATCCTTGTCATTACATTTACGAAAGCTGCGGCGAGGGAAATGAAAGAACGCTATTTAAAAGCTACAAATAAGCAGAAGACACCGATTACATTTGGTACTTTTCATGCAGTGTTTTATGGGATTCTGAAGTGGGCGTATCACATTGATGCGGCAAATATCATGTCGGATGAGGAGAAAAAACGGCTTGTGAAAGAAGAGCTGTCCCATTGTTATATTGAATGGGATGATGCAGAGGGAGAGGAAGAAGATATTCTGGCAGGTGTGCTGGAAGATATTGGTGCAATAAAAAATAATCGTTTGCGTGTGGAAACATTTGTATCAAAGCATGTGCGGCCGGATATTTTTCGCGAAATTTATAACTCATATGAGAGAAAGCGAAAAGAGATGAAAAAGCTTGATTTTGATGATATGCTTGTGTCCTGTCTGGAATTGTTTGAAAAATATCCGGATATTTTGAAACAATGGCAGAAAAAATTCCGATATTTAATGATAGACGAATTTCAGGATATTAATCCGGTGCAATATAAGATTGTACAACTTTTGGCTGAACCAGAGCAGAATCTGTTTATTGTAGGAGATGATGATCAGTCAATCTATGAGTTCCGGGGAGCGCGTCCCGGAATTATGCTCGGCTTTCAGAAGGATTACCCAAAAGCCAAAGAGATTTTTTTGAATAAAAATTATCGTTCCACAAAGAAAATTGTGACGGCAGCATCCAGAGTTGTTTCTCATAATGCAGCAAGATTTCCTAAAATATTTGAAGCTGTTGGAGAAGCTGGCGAAGACGTACATGTGCAGGAGACAAAAGATGCGGCGGAAGAAAGCAGATATATTCTGGGAGAAGTACAGAGAAGACATCAGATTGGAATTCCCTATAAGGATATGGCAGTGCTGTTTCGCACCAGTCTTAGCGTACGGACATTTGTAGAATGTTGTACAGAATACCATATTCCATTTCAGATGAAAGAATATATTCCTAATATTTATGAGCATTTTATTGCAAGAGACCTGGCAGCATATTTGAGATTAGCAAAAGGAAGTCGTGAACGAAGTGATTTTCTTATGATACTAAATCGTCCGAAACGTTATCTTGCCCGAAACAGCCTGGAGAAGGCAATCGTGTCTTTTGAAGATATGATGAATTATTATTGCGATAAAGAATGGATGCAGAAAAGAATCCGACAGCTGGAGTATGATATTCATCAGATGAAAACTATGACTCCGGAGCAGGCAATCAAATATATTCGAAAGAAGATTGGATATGATGAGTTTCTGAAAGAATATGCAGAAGAAAAACACAGCAGTCTCAGTGGTCTGACAGAAACACTCGACTATATTCAGGAGCAGGCTGCCGGACATCAGACGATTGAAGAATGGTTTACATTTGTACAGAAATATACAGAAGAATTAAAAGAACAAAGAGAAAAAGGGCCTTCGGATGAAGATGAGCTTGTGCTTCTGACAATGCATGGAGCGAAAGGACTTGAATATGATACCGTATTTATTATCGGAGCCAATGAAGATGAGATTCCGTATAAGAAAGCGAAAACACCTGCGGCAATCGAAGAAGAACGAAGAATGTTCTATGTGGCAATGACGCGGGCAAAAAGAAAGTTATTTGTAACATATCGAAGAGAAAAAAACGGAAAGAGACAATCCCCTTCCCGTTTTTTATCTGAATTACTCTTCGACGTCTAA
- a CDS encoding DUF1292 domain-containing protein has product MSEHTCGCGHEDCNCEEVQSTVTLTLDNDEVVECAILTIYEAGEHSYIALLPLDEDGEQANDDVYLYRFVEPETEDGEPTLENIEDDDEYEVAADAFDEWLDSLEYDDLDVEE; this is encoded by the coding sequence ATGAGCGAACATACTTGTGGATGCGGTCATGAAGACTGCAATTGTGAAGAAGTACAGTCTACAGTCACATTGACACTTGATAACGATGAGGTAGTAGAATGTGCTATCCTTACAATCTATGAAGCCGGAGAACATTCTTACATTGCTCTTCTTCCGCTGGATGAAGACGGAGAACAGGCAAACGATGATGTTTATCTGTACCGTTTTGTTGAACCGGAGACAGAAGACGGCGAACCAACTCTTGAGAACATCGAAGACGATGACGAATATGAAGTTGCTGCCGATGCATTTGACGAATGGCTTGACTCTCTGGAATATGACGATTTAGACGTCGAAGAGTAA
- a CDS encoding IS1182 family transposase yields the protein MLNKDYYNDFFELGQQKINFSFFELCLPDDDPVYTLKKVMEELDFSGLLANCSDKGRTGYNPIMMYAVVTYANMRGIRAVDRIVELCERDLAFIWLTKGQKPKRDAFYDFKNKKLTADVLDELNYQFLRRLQKEGFITLKNLFIDGTKIEANANRYTFVWRGTINYHLAGLLDTIDLLYQKYNVLIDENEYGIKYDIHHAHIFVIEGMEKVRDVIEKNRKRKLTKHKKLSNNTIIEIDNCSPLEILKLQKNLIQIAEQEQITFVYGKGKRKSEIQQLYEELEACGERLMGYKECFEIMGTDRNSYSKTDLEATFMRMKEDHMLNGQLKAAYNVQIAVENYFIVQTYVSNDRTDYNTLIPVLEKHQKAFGDILEEVTADSGYCSERNLLYLKEHKISSYIKLQDHEKRKTRAYTEEIGKYYNMKTQIFEDELYYICHDGRELHHIRTETKAQTGYTQTFEVYGCADCSGCEHKAKCLYKYDAEKDREKNKVMKINEQWEALKEESHKNIQSEKGILNRQIRSIQTEGHFGDIKENDSFRRFNYRTSEKVYKEFMLYAIGRNINKYHRFLHEKIQKFEKKIEETVA from the coding sequence ATGCTAAACAAAGACTATTATAACGATTTTTTTGAATTAGGGCAACAGAAAATTAACTTCAGTTTCTTCGAATTGTGTTTACCAGACGACGATCCAGTCTATACCCTGAAAAAAGTGATGGAGGAGTTAGATTTTTCTGGCTTATTAGCCAATTGTTCTGATAAGGGAAGAACCGGGTACAACCCAATCATGATGTATGCTGTAGTTACTTACGCAAACATGCGTGGGATAAGAGCTGTTGACCGTATTGTAGAATTATGTGAAAGAGATCTCGCCTTTATCTGGCTTACGAAAGGTCAGAAGCCGAAACGGGATGCTTTTTATGACTTCAAGAATAAGAAACTGACCGCTGATGTACTGGATGAGCTGAATTATCAGTTTCTTCGTCGCCTGCAAAAAGAAGGATTCATCACACTAAAAAATCTTTTTATTGACGGTACAAAAATAGAAGCCAATGCGAACCGTTATACGTTTGTCTGGAGAGGAACAATCAATTATCATCTTGCAGGACTACTGGATACTATTGATTTATTGTATCAAAAGTATAACGTTTTGATTGATGAAAATGAGTATGGCATCAAATATGACATTCACCATGCGCATATATTCGTGATCGAAGGAATGGAGAAAGTACGGGATGTGATTGAAAAGAACCGAAAAAGAAAACTGACAAAACATAAAAAGTTATCCAATAATACAATCATAGAGATTGACAATTGTTCTCCGTTGGAGATACTGAAGCTCCAAAAAAATCTGATACAGATAGCAGAACAGGAACAGATTACATTTGTTTATGGAAAAGGAAAAAGAAAATCGGAAATCCAGCAGCTTTACGAAGAATTGGAAGCCTGTGGTGAACGTCTTATGGGATATAAAGAGTGTTTTGAGATCATGGGAACAGACAGAAACAGTTATTCCAAAACAGATCTGGAAGCTACTTTTATGCGGATGAAAGAGGATCATATGCTGAACGGGCAATTAAAAGCGGCATATAATGTTCAGATTGCAGTAGAGAATTATTTCATTGTCCAGACTTATGTCAGCAATGATCGGACAGATTATAATACGTTGATTCCGGTTTTGGAAAAACATCAAAAAGCATTTGGGGATATTCTTGAGGAAGTGACAGCAGATAGCGGGTATTGCAGCGAAAGAAACCTACTGTACTTAAAAGAACATAAAATCTCCAGCTATATCAAGCTGCAGGATCATGAAAAACGGAAAACACGTGCGTATACAGAAGAAATCGGAAAATATTACAACATGAAAACGCAGATATTTGAAGATGAGTTGTATTATATTTGCCATGACGGAAGAGAATTGCATCATATCCGAACAGAAACAAAAGCACAGACTGGTTATACACAAACCTTTGAAGTGTATGGATGTGCAGACTGCAGTGGTTGTGAACATAAAGCAAAATGTCTCTATAAATATGATGCCGAAAAAGATAGAGAGAAAAATAAAGTGATGAAGATCAACGAACAATGGGAAGCTTTGAAAGAAGAATCCCATAAAAACATCCAGAGTGAGAAAGGGATCTTAAATCGTCAGATTCGTTCCATCCAGACAGAGGGACATTTTGGAGACATTAAAGAAAATGACAGTTTCCGCCGATTCAATTACCGGACATCCGAAAAAGTATATAAAGAATTCATGCTGTATGCGATTGGAAGAAATATAAATAAATACCATCGTTTTCTTCATGAAAAAATCCAAAAATTTGAGAAAAAAATCGAAGAAACAGTTGCTTAG
- a CDS encoding MATE family efflux transporter, producing MRKMGISLKKLFAPADMTVGKPWEQIVIFTIPMLIGNIAQQLYNTVDSIVVGRYVGDNALAAVGSASPIFNLLLVLFIGISVGASVMVSQYFGAKQREELSKTIGNCITLTALASVIIMVLGAALVKPLLHMLNTPESIIDWCASYLMILLMGIAGVAYYNILCGILRGLGDSISALIYLLIATVINIVLDIWFVAGLKMGVAGVALATVIAQVVSAVLCMIKLARMTAVFDMKWKYLKMDRFHAATIIRLGLPSGVTQAIFSMAMVVVQSLTNSFGEMVIAANVIIMRVDGFAMMPNFSFGTAMTTYAGQNVGAKRYDRVEQGAKQGTLIAVGVSAVITAAILVFGKYLMAIFTTTSELVTLSANMMKILAVGYIAMAVTQSLSGVMRGAGDTMTPMWISLITTVLIRVPLAYGISYLTRTPELPTGDYRCIFISLLSSWVLGAVITAICYRRGKWKEKGLKM from the coding sequence ATGCGAAAGATGGGAATTAGTCTGAAGAAATTATTTGCTCCGGCGGATATGACCGTTGGGAAACCCTGGGAGCAGATTGTAATATTTACGATACCGATGCTGATTGGAAATATTGCACAGCAGCTTTATAATACCGTAGATAGTATCGTTGTCGGAAGATATGTGGGTGATAATGCATTAGCAGCGGTTGGAAGTGCAAGTCCGATCTTTAATCTGCTGCTTGTGCTTTTTATTGGAATTTCTGTCGGTGCAAGCGTTATGGTGTCGCAATATTTTGGCGCGAAGCAGAGAGAAGAGTTGTCAAAGACGATTGGGAACTGTATTACATTAACAGCACTGGCGTCAGTAATTATTATGGTTTTAGGGGCAGCCTTAGTGAAGCCGCTTTTACATATGCTGAATACACCGGAAAGTATTATTGACTGGTGTGCTTCGTATTTAATGATTCTGCTGATGGGAATTGCCGGAGTTGCCTACTATAACATTCTGTGCGGAATACTGCGGGGATTAGGAGATTCAATATCTGCGCTCATCTATCTGCTGATCGCAACAGTTATTAATATTGTACTGGATATTTGGTTTGTGGCAGGATTGAAAATGGGAGTCGCGGGGGTGGCGCTTGCCACTGTGATCGCCCAGGTTGTATCGGCAGTGCTGTGTATGATTAAACTGGCGCGAATGACAGCTGTTTTTGATATGAAATGGAAGTATTTGAAAATGGACCGCTTTCATGCAGCAACGATCATACGACTTGGGCTTCCATCCGGAGTTACCCAGGCAATTTTTTCTATGGCGATGGTTGTCGTACAGTCTCTGACGAACAGTTTCGGAGAAATGGTCATTGCAGCGAACGTCATTATTATGCGTGTAGACGGATTTGCTATGATGCCGAATTTTTCTTTTGGAACAGCGATGACAACTTATGCAGGACAAAATGTTGGAGCTAAGCGCTACGATCGGGTAGAACAGGGAGCAAAACAGGGAACATTGATTGCGGTAGGTGTTTCGGCAGTGATTACTGCAGCAATCCTTGTATTTGGTAAATATTTAATGGCAATTTTTACAACAACCTCTGAATTAGTGACGCTGAGCGCCAATATGATGAAAATTCTTGCAGTAGGATATATTGCGATGGCAGTGACTCAGAGCCTTTCCGGAGTGATGAGAGGGGCAGGAGATACGATGACTCCAATGTGGATTTCATTGATCACAACTGTACTGATCCGCGTGCCTCTTGCTTATGGAATTTCATATCTCACAAGAACGCCGGAGTTGCCGACAGGAGATTATCGTTGTATTTTTATTTCCTTACTAAGTTCCTGGGTACTTGGAGCTGTGATTACAGCAATTTGTTATCGCCGGGGAAAATGGAAAGAAAAAGGGTTAAAGATGTAG
- a CDS encoding histidine phosphatase family protein — translation MKIYIIRHGETDWNQTRRMQGRKDVPLNAFGRHLAEETRKALLEVSFDAVYTSPLERAKETAQIVSGGRAPILCDERLIEMSFGIYEGLSAAKDSWNIPDLAFQNFFDAPDKYVPPTEGESFEEAKRRLEAFMKELREKQLKTVLLSTHGAALCALLNLVVKKKELSAVWDGGVHKNCAVTILEDDGMNYQILEENHTYYKDIVKPW, via the coding sequence ATGAAAATATATATTATCAGACACGGAGAAACAGACTGGAATCAGACAAGAAGAATGCAGGGACGAAAAGACGTTCCATTGAATGCATTTGGAAGGCATTTGGCAGAAGAAACTAGAAAGGCACTTTTAGAGGTAAGCTTTGACGCAGTATATACAAGTCCGCTTGAGCGAGCAAAAGAAACAGCGCAGATTGTATCAGGAGGACGGGCGCCGATTCTTTGTGATGAGAGATTAATTGAGATGAGCTTTGGAATTTATGAAGGACTGTCTGCTGCAAAGGATAGCTGGAATATTCCAGACCTGGCATTTCAGAATTTTTTTGACGCACCAGACAAGTATGTTCCGCCAACAGAGGGAGAATCTTTTGAGGAAGCGAAGAGACGGTTGGAAGCATTTATGAAAGAGCTTCGAGAAAAGCAGCTAAAGACAGTGTTATTATCAACACATGGAGCGGCGCTTTGCGCACTTTTAAATCTGGTAGTAAAGAAAAAGGAATTGTCTGCTGTGTGGGACGGAGGCGTCCACAAAAACTGTGCTGTGACAATTTTGGAAGACGATGGCATGAACTATCAAATTTTGGAAGAGAATCATACTTATTATAAAGATATTGTGAAACCGTGGTAG
- the trpS gene encoding tryptophan--tRNA ligase: protein MINDKKVLFSGMQATGNLTLGNYLGALKNWITLSDEYECFYSVVDMHSITVRQDPATLRKRARALLTLYIAAGLDPKKNCIYYQSHVSGHAELAWILNCFTYMGELNRMTQFKDKSSKHADNINAGLFTYPVLMASDILLYQTDVVPVGIDQMQHLELTRNIAERFNNIYGDVFTVPEAYIGKVGAKIMSLQDPAKKMSKSDENPNGSIYLMDDPDTIMRKFKRAVTDSEGMICYRPEQPGVKNLIDIYCACTGKTPQEVEKEFAGKGYGELKPAVGEAVIAVLKPLQDEVARLSQEKSYLDGIIKENAEKANYYAMKTLRKVQKKVGFPERIR, encoded by the coding sequence ATGATAAATGATAAAAAAGTATTGTTCAGTGGAATGCAGGCAACAGGGAATCTGACACTTGGAAATTATCTGGGAGCATTGAAGAACTGGATTACACTGAGCGATGAGTATGAATGTTTTTACAGTGTTGTAGATATGCATTCGATTACCGTGCGCCAGGATCCGGCAACACTTCGCAAGAGAGCGAGAGCGCTTTTGACACTTTATATCGCTGCAGGACTGGATCCGAAGAAGAATTGTATTTATTATCAGTCGCATGTATCAGGACATGCGGAACTTGCATGGATTCTTAACTGCTTTACATATATGGGTGAGCTGAACCGGATGACACAGTTTAAAGATAAATCATCAAAACATGCAGACAATATCAATGCAGGTCTGTTTACATATCCGGTATTGATGGCATCAGATATTCTGCTGTATCAGACAGATGTAGTTCCGGTTGGAATTGACCAGATGCAGCATTTGGAACTTACAAGAAACATTGCTGAGCGGTTTAACAATATTTATGGAGATGTATTTACTGTTCCGGAAGCGTATATCGGTAAAGTCGGAGCAAAGATTATGAGTCTTCAGGATCCGGCGAAAAAGATGTCTAAATCTGACGAGAATCCAAATGGAAGTATTTATCTGATGGATGATCCGGATACGATTATGAGAAAATTCAAGAGAGCTGTGACAGACTCTGAAGGAATGATCTGCTATCGTCCGGAGCAGCCGGGAGTTAAGAATCTCATTGATATCTATTGTGCATGTACCGGCAAGACTCCGCAGGAAGTTGAGAAGGAATTTGCCGGTAAGGGTTATGGAGAGCTGAAACCAGCTGTAGGAGAAGCTGTTATTGCAGTTTTGAAACCACTTCAGGATGAAGTTGCACGTCTTTCACAGGAGAAATCCTACCTTGACGGTATCATTAAGGAGAATGCTGAGAAGGCGAACTATTATGCAATGAAAACGCTTCGAAAAGTGCAGAAAAAGGTGGGCTTTCCAGAGCGGATTCGCTAA